Proteins encoded within one genomic window of Setaria italica strain Yugu1 chromosome IV, Setaria_italica_v2.0, whole genome shotgun sequence:
- the LOC101783229 gene encoding lipid transfer-like protein VAS → MATWMAVAVVAVMGVLAPPAAAQTSSTPDCAAKLAPCAPYINTTGMPPDTCCGPIKEAVQNELKCLCGLYASPEIFKAFNINVTQALGVSKRCGLSDTTEACKGLAPTQSHPGSPSGGGKNSGHRTLSVGFPGLMSLFLALWAVLA, encoded by the exons ATGGCGACGTGGATGGCGGTGGCGGTCGTGGCGGTGATGGGCGTGCTGGCGCCTCCCGCGGCGGCGCAGACGTCGAGCACGCCGGACTGTGCTGCGAAGCTGGCGCCGTGTGCGCCGTACATAAACACGACGGGGATGCCGCCGGACACCTGCTGCGGCCCGATCAAGGAAGCCGTCCAGAACGAGCTGAAGTGTCTCTGCGGGCTCTACGCCTCGCCGGAGATCTTCAAGGCCTTCAACATCAACGTCACCCAAGCCCTCGGCGTCTCCAAGCGCTGCGGCCTCAGCGACACCACTGAGGCCTGCAAGG GCCTTGCTCCTACACAGTCTCATCCAG GTTCTCCATCAGGTGGTGGCAAGAACTCCGGTCATCGCACTCTGTCAGTCGGTTTCCCAGGATTGATGAGCTTGTTCCTAGCTTTGTGGGCTGTGTTGGCATAA